Proteins from a genomic interval of Candidatus Palauibacter australiensis:
- a CDS encoding M20/M25/M40 family metallo-hydrolase, with product EVPVFNAFAVIPGSAEPEEYVILGGHFDSWDGSDGALDNGTGAVAIMEAMRILKHAVPNPRRTIIGALWNGEEQGLNGSRAFVEDHPEILERTHTVFNVDHGNGPVTFIPMQGFAGAAGRFGEWLAKIPSELSDLVTLEVPGMPESGGTDHASFLCAGVPAFSFHVGTGRSEMNIADNRWDTSTYTWHTNRDTFDKIVYEDLRDDAVMTAMFAYLASEDVEPMPRARRTMPPGTQWPDCRPPARSSGPS from the coding sequence AGAAGTACCGGTCTTCAACGCCTTCGCCGTCATCCCCGGCAGCGCCGAGCCCGAGGAGTACGTGATCCTCGGAGGCCACTTCGACTCGTGGGATGGCTCGGATGGCGCGCTCGACAACGGCACCGGCGCCGTCGCGATCATGGAGGCGATGCGCATCCTCAAGCACGCCGTCCCGAACCCCCGCCGCACGATCATCGGCGCCCTCTGGAACGGCGAGGAGCAGGGCCTGAACGGCTCACGTGCCTTCGTCGAGGACCATCCCGAGATCCTCGAGCGCACCCACACCGTGTTCAACGTCGATCACGGGAACGGCCCGGTCACCTTCATCCCCATGCAGGGCTTCGCCGGCGCCGCGGGGCGCTTCGGCGAGTGGCTCGCGAAGATCCCGAGCGAGCTGTCCGATCTCGTCACGCTCGAGGTCCCGGGGATGCCCGAGTCGGGCGGGACGGACCACGCCTCCTTCCTGTGCGCGGGAGTGCCCGCCTTCAGCTTCCACGTCGGCACCGGCCGCAGCGAGATGAACATCGCCGACAACCGCTGGGACACGAGCACCTACACCTGGCACACCAACCGCGACACCTTCGACAAGATCGTCTACGAGGACCTGCGCGACGACGCCGTGATGACCGCGATGTTCGCCTACCTCGCCTCCGAGGACGTGGAGCCGATGCCCCGTGCCCGGCGCACCATGCCACCCGGCACCCAGTGGCCCGACTGCCGCCCCCCGGCGCGCAGTTCCGGGCCATCCTGA